TTAAACTTTGTATTTACATTCTTCAGAAGAGGCAAAGAAGGTTTTTCTTTTGACCCTTTTTTAGGATTGAGTGCTCTGGTTAGTTCTAAACGTTTTTGTGAACAACATGACATAATTTTCTTTTTTTAATTATTGTTTTGATGTAGCTTGTTCTAACAAACAAGCAAACCCTGATAATGCAAACCAAAGCAAGAGTATTTGACTCCAGCTTTCTCCTTTCCATATTGCAAAAGGTAAGCTTACCCATATACTAAGGCAATAAAAACAATCTAATAAGGACCCAAAAAGTCCTTGCCCTAGCCATTTTCTGATGGTAATAATGATATCAAAGGGGCCGTCTTCGGCACTACACAAATGTGTAATTCTCCAGATGCAAAGCCCCTTTAGAATAAATATGAACCAATCCATTGGTTATGGAGTTGGTAAGTTTATACGTTCCATCAAAATACTTCTGTGAGCTTGATATAAACTACTAAGTCCACTATTATATCCATTAGTAATTCGTTTACGAGCAGTGAGATGAAAAGAAAGGCGAGTAAAATATTCATTAGCTTTTATCCATCCTCCTTCTGTTAATGCTGGTTGTATTCCTGCATTGATTAACCCGGCATCCGAAAATTCCTGAAGAGTTCCACTATATCCGACACAGGCATGAGGTTCGTTCCCCGATGCATTTCCCGAAGAAAATATAGTATCTCCAGAAACTGTATCAGATAGAGGTGGGTTAGGCGTATTAACTCGTAACCCAATCATCGGACCAGGACATCTGCTCATCGTTAGAGCATAAGAATCAACAAATCCATATGGATCATTTGCTCTAAAATTGAAATTGATCTCGGTATTAAGTTCATAATCTTCTAATCGATATAATCCGCAACCTGCATTTACAATTGAGGTGTCTGCAAAAGTTAGAGCAGATAGATTAAAATTTAATGGTTTGTTATGAATATACAATGCAACCATATCTGTGGCATTGGCTACTGGATTACCATTACTGTCATAACCATCTACACGTACATAGAATGTTCCTGGTTTAGTTTCACCTTGTACTTTATCATAAATACTAGTTCTAAGCTGCATGTAGCGACCAATTTTATCTGGTACCCAGTCAATATGATCAACATTCATTTCTCTCTGAATATTCTTGTAGGCGGGTACACTCACGGCAGGACCACCATCAACTTTTAGGAGTTGATTATAAAATGGACCCACATCATCACCGTTATAATTAGGTAAATTACGTTTAGAATAACGAGGGTGCTTGTAATTTTGACTAACAAATACCCAAGGAATAGTTCCTGAACGTTTTATACGAATGGTATACCATTTGATTTTATTTTGTGTGGCTGTCTTACTCACATCATACATACAACCAGTCATATCTATAGTACCTCCCCAAGCAGCACAATCTATTTTGAAACCTGCCAGACTACTATTTACCGAGATTTTACCGCTTGGTTCTAAGTCATTATTAAAACCATTACGGTGCAATTGAGATGGGAAAAAAGAAGCTGTTGTATTTTGATTCCCTCCAATGAAAACATTTCCTAAGCTACCAATCAAGTTTCCATTAAAACATGCAG
The sequence above is a segment of the Aquimarina spinulae genome. Coding sequences within it:
- a CDS encoding DUF1360 domain-containing protein, whose product is MDWFIFILKGLCIWRITHLCSAEDGPFDIIITIRKWLGQGLFGSLLDCFYCLSIWVSLPFAIWKGESWSQILLLWFALSGFACLLEQATSKQ